The following proteins are encoded in a genomic region of Prochlorothrix hollandica PCC 9006 = CALU 1027:
- the moeB gene encoding molybdopterin-synthase adenylyltransferase MoeB, which yields MLNLDTSQIQLSQDEYARYSRHLILPEVSLEGQKRLKAASVLCIGTGGLGSPLLLYLAAAGVGRIGIVDFDVVDHSNLQRQVIHGTSWVGKPKIESAKDRIHEINPHCQVDLYETRLSSENALDILRPYDVVVDGTDNFPTRYLVNDACVLLDKPNVYGSIFRFEGQATVFNYEGGPNYRDLYPEPPPPGMVPSCAEGGVLGILPGIIGVIQATETVKIILGKGLTLSGRLLLYNALDMKFRELKLRPNPERPVIESLIDYEMFCGIPQAQAAEAAASTSIPEMTVVELKALMDSGTQDFVLLDVRNPHEYDIAQIPGSVLVPLSELENGKAIAQVQELVNGHKLIAHCKLGGRSAKALAILQDHGITGTNVKGGITAWSREVDATVPEY from the coding sequence ATGCTTAACCTCGACACCAGCCAAATTCAACTGAGCCAAGACGAATATGCCCGCTACTCTCGGCATTTAATTTTGCCGGAAGTCAGCCTAGAGGGGCAAAAGCGCCTGAAGGCCGCCAGTGTGCTCTGCATTGGCACCGGGGGCTTGGGTTCGCCCCTGCTCCTCTATCTCGCCGCCGCAGGCGTTGGCCGCATCGGCATTGTGGACTTTGACGTGGTGGATCACTCCAACCTCCAGCGCCAAGTCATTCACGGCACCTCCTGGGTGGGCAAACCCAAGATTGAGTCCGCCAAGGATCGGATCCATGAGATCAACCCCCATTGCCAGGTTGATCTGTACGAAACTCGGCTCTCTTCGGAAAATGCCCTAGATATTCTGCGGCCCTATGACGTGGTGGTGGATGGCACCGACAATTTCCCCACCCGCTACCTGGTCAACGATGCCTGTGTGCTGCTGGATAAGCCCAACGTCTACGGATCCATTTTCCGATTTGAAGGCCAAGCCACGGTCTTTAACTATGAAGGGGGACCCAACTACCGGGATCTCTACCCCGAACCCCCCCCGCCCGGTATGGTGCCCTCCTGTGCGGAAGGCGGTGTGCTGGGGATTCTGCCCGGTATTATCGGGGTGATTCAAGCCACGGAAACCGTGAAAATTATCCTGGGGAAAGGTCTCACCCTCAGCGGTCGGCTCTTGCTCTATAACGCCCTGGATATGAAGTTCCGGGAACTGAAACTGCGCCCCAACCCGGAACGGCCTGTGATCGAAAGCCTGATCGATTACGAAATGTTCTGTGGCATTCCCCAGGCCCAAGCGGCTGAAGCCGCCGCCAGCACTAGCATCCCGGAAATGACGGTGGTGGAACTGAAGGCGCTGATGGACAGCGGCACCCAGGATTTTGTGTTGCTGGATGTGCGCAATCCCCACGAGTATGACATTGCCCAGATCCCTGGTTCGGTGTTGGTGCCCTTGTCGGAACTGGAAAATGGTAAGGCGATCGCCCAGGTTCAGGAACTGGTCAACGGCCACAAACTGATTGCCCATTGCAAGCTGGGGGGCCGATCGGCCAAGGCGTTGGCTATCCTCCAGGACCATGGCATCACCGGCACTAATGTTAAGGGCGGTATCACGGCCTGGAGCCGCGAGGTGGATGCCACCGTCCCGGAATATTAG
- the pedR gene encoding photosynthetic electron transport-dependent transcriptional regulator PedR, protein MGQQPSTSPSTSPPPSQGYSSQGYSLLSDRELDIVELVAVGLTNEKIADQLDISKRTVDNHISNILNKTSTHNRVELVRWALQWGKVCLDQINCCILPNSASILNADAPKTLAQDPEALTLDSGS, encoded by the coding sequence ATGGGGCAGCAACCTTCAACTTCACCTTCAACTTCACCTCCACCCTCCCAAGGCTACTCTTCTCAAGGCTATAGTCTGTTGTCCGATCGGGAACTAGACATTGTTGAATTGGTGGCCGTAGGGTTGACCAATGAGAAAATTGCAGACCAGTTGGACATCAGCAAACGCACGGTAGACAACCACATCAGCAATATTTTGAATAAAACCTCTACCCATAACCGGGTGGAACTGGTGCGCTGGGCATTGCAGTGGGGTAAAGTTTGTTTAGATCAAATTAATTGCTGTATTTTGCCGAATTCCGCCAGCATTCTGAATGCCGATGCGCCCAAGACCTTGGCCCAGGATCCGGAAGCGTTGACCTTGGATTCTGGCTCCTAA
- the leuD gene encoding 3-isopropylmalate dehydratase small subunit, giving the protein MGSEVQQVVGRGIPLVGNDIDTDRIIPARFLRCVTFDGLGAHAFEDDRQQSHGQHPFDQPQYQGAEILVVNRNFGCGSSREHAPQSIAKWGIKAVLGESFAEIFFGNCLAMGIPCLTADTATITTLQQRITDDPTCPVSLDVAAQQVTCGDWSAPLTLAAGPHQMLVSGTWDACGQLVAQADAVRATAARLPYVNWAA; this is encoded by the coding sequence ATGGGTAGTGAAGTACAACAGGTGGTGGGACGTGGGATCCCCTTGGTGGGCAATGATATTGATACCGATCGCATTATTCCTGCCCGATTCTTACGCTGTGTCACCTTTGATGGCTTGGGGGCACACGCCTTTGAGGACGATCGCCAGCAATCCCACGGTCAACACCCCTTTGATCAGCCCCAATACCAGGGGGCGGAAATTCTGGTGGTCAACCGCAATTTTGGCTGTGGTTCCAGCCGGGAACACGCGCCCCAGTCCATCGCCAAATGGGGCATTAAAGCGGTTTTAGGAGAAAGTTTTGCTGAAATCTTCTTTGGTAACTGTTTAGCCATGGGTATCCCCTGTTTAACGGCGGATACAGCCACCATCACCACCCTCCAACAACGCATCACCGACGACCCCACCTGCCCCGTCAGCCTCGATGTCGCCGCCCAACAGGTGACCTGTGGCGATTGGTCTGCCCCCCTGACCTTAGCGGCGGGTCCCCACCAAATGCTGGTGTCGGGAACCTGGGATGCCTGCGGCCAGTTGGTGGCCCAAGCGGATGCCGTGCGAGCCACAGCGGCCCGCCTTCCCTATGTCAATTGGGCGGCGTAA
- a CDS encoding TldD/PmbA family protein yields the protein MIDPNPALDPEQLLELALQAGADAAEIFQSRSLSRPVFFEANRLKQLESAQVEGTALRLWVNGCPGLAVAHGPVDAHTLVHRAFALSQLNPPEDTNLAHQPHHPYPDLGEAVSVNQLVEWGQEAIDLVRQQYPDTLCLAEWECEAETTRLINSRGLDCSYTDTTLSAYLAADWVRGDDFLNVADGQVQRGSLNPQLLVDQVIQRLTWAKERAPSRSGRVVVLFTAKAADMLWATLQSALSGKQVMEKASPWSDRLGDLVTHPSITLYQQPDVGPFSCPFDDEGQPTRPITFIEGGRLKLFYTDYHTGKLLGNGSTGNGFRPSLSSYPSPGLFNLLVNPGQKSLLDLVADLDEGLIVDQILGGGAGISGDFSINVDLGFWVKNGQILGRVKDTMVAGNVYTALNHLVALGGDAAWNGSCYTPSLVVDTLSTVSR from the coding sequence GTGATAGATCCTAACCCTGCCCTAGATCCGGAACAACTGCTAGAACTCGCCCTCCAGGCAGGTGCTGATGCAGCAGAAATTTTTCAGTCCCGTTCCCTCTCCCGCCCCGTCTTTTTTGAGGCCAACCGCCTCAAGCAACTGGAGTCGGCGCAGGTGGAAGGCACGGCTCTGCGGCTGTGGGTGAATGGCTGTCCCGGCTTAGCGGTGGCCCATGGCCCTGTGGATGCCCACACCTTAGTCCATCGAGCCTTCGCCCTCAGCCAACTCAATCCCCCCGAAGACACCAATCTGGCCCATCAGCCCCACCACCCCTACCCGGATCTGGGGGAAGCCGTCAGCGTTAACCAACTGGTGGAGTGGGGGCAAGAGGCGATCGATCTGGTGCGGCAACAGTACCCCGACACCCTCTGTTTGGCCGAGTGGGAATGTGAAGCCGAAACCACCCGCCTGATCAATTCCCGTGGCCTAGACTGTAGCTACACCGACACCACCCTCAGCGCCTACCTGGCCGCCGACTGGGTGCGGGGCGATGACTTTCTCAATGTGGCCGATGGCCAAGTGCAGCGGGGCAGCCTCAATCCCCAGCTTTTAGTGGATCAAGTTATACAACGGTTGACCTGGGCTAAGGAGCGGGCACCCTCCCGCAGTGGTCGGGTGGTGGTGCTGTTCACCGCCAAAGCCGCCGATATGCTCTGGGCCACCTTGCAGAGTGCCCTCAGTGGCAAGCAGGTGATGGAAAAAGCCTCTCCCTGGAGCGATCGCCTGGGGGATTTAGTCACCCACCCCAGCATCACCCTCTACCAACAGCCCGACGTGGGACCCTTTAGCTGCCCCTTTGATGACGAGGGACAACCGACTCGCCCCATCACCTTCATCGAAGGGGGACGGCTCAAACTGTTTTACACCGACTACCACACGGGCAAACTCCTGGGCAATGGCAGTACGGGCAATGGGTTCCGCCCCAGCCTCAGCAGCTACCCCAGCCCCGGTCTTTTTAACCTGCTGGTGAACCCCGGCCAAAAATCCCTGTTGGATTTGGTGGCAGACTTAGACGAGGGACTGATTGTCGATCAAATCCTGGGGGGTGGGGCGGGCATTTCCGGGGACTTTTCCATCAATGTAGACCTAGGATTTTGGGTCAAAAACGGCCAAATCCTAGGCCGCGTTAAGGACACGATGGTGGCTGGTAATGTTTACACAGCCCTGAACCATTTAGTTGCCCTAGGGGGTGACGCAGCCTGGAATGGTTCCTGCTATACCCCGTCCCTTGTGGTGGACACCCTGTCTACGGTCAGCCGTTAA
- a CDS encoding TrmH family RNA methyltransferase, producing the protein MLTSRQNPLVKQVRQLQGAKGRQAQQQFLLEGTHLLEEALAVNHPLAVVCGTEDWRSRHPDLWQMLEAQTPRLELVSPEVLATMATTVNPDGVLAVAPLGQRSIPQFPLRRAIILETIQDPGNLGTLIRTAVAAGVEGLWLSQDSVDLYHPKVLRASAGQWFRLPMALVPDLATVVQTAQAQGMQAIATAPTAPQTHWQIDWRRPSLVVLGNEGAGLSPTLLAVADHQVRIPLAPGVESLNVAIAAAVLLYEGQRQDHVSDPSA; encoded by the coding sequence ATGCTCACGAGTCGCCAGAATCCATTAGTAAAGCAGGTGCGCCAACTCCAGGGCGCTAAGGGACGACAGGCTCAGCAGCAGTTCCTCCTGGAGGGAACCCACTTGCTGGAAGAGGCGCTGGCGGTGAATCATCCCCTGGCCGTGGTCTGTGGGACGGAAGACTGGCGATCGCGCCACCCCGATCTCTGGCAGATGCTAGAGGCCCAGACCCCTCGCCTGGAACTGGTTAGCCCGGAGGTTTTGGCCACCATGGCCACTACGGTGAACCCCGATGGGGTGCTGGCGGTGGCTCCCCTGGGGCAGCGATCGATCCCCCAATTCCCCCTCCGTCGGGCTATCATTCTCGAAACTATCCAGGATCCCGGCAATTTGGGCACCCTGATCCGCACGGCTGTTGCGGCGGGGGTGGAGGGGCTGTGGCTGAGCCAGGATAGCGTTGATCTCTACCATCCCAAGGTGCTGCGGGCTTCGGCGGGCCAATGGTTTCGCCTGCCCATGGCCCTGGTTCCCGATCTGGCAACGGTGGTGCAAACGGCCCAGGCCCAGGGGATGCAGGCGATCGCGACGGCTCCCACGGCCCCCCAAACCCATTGGCAAATCGACTGGCGACGGCCCAGCCTGGTGGTGTTGGGCAATGAAGGGGCGGGGCTGTCTCCGACGTTGTTGGCTGTGGCGGACCATCAGGTGCGGATTCCGTTGGCTCCTGGGGTGGAGTCGTTGAATGTGGCGATCGCGGCAGCGGTTTTACTCTACGAAGGTCAACGCCAAGATCACGTCTCTGATCCCTCCGCCTAG
- a CDS encoding M67 family metallopeptidase — MLYLTSPHLAMLRHHAAQTYPEECCGLLLGTLGGDRKQCHEILPTANAWVPPEEGDRTAALGLDPGYPGPTPNHRNPSRRDRFAIDPRDLLQAQRDGRHRKLVIIGIYHSHPDHPAQPSERDRVAAWPHYSYLILSVSQGNTVDYRSWSLNDRHQFQSEAVIVTPDQGHGL; from the coding sequence ATGTTGTACCTGACCTCGCCCCATCTGGCCATGCTGCGCCACCATGCCGCCCAAACCTACCCCGAAGAATGCTGTGGCCTATTGCTGGGAACCCTAGGGGGCGATCGCAAACAGTGCCACGAAATTTTGCCCACCGCCAATGCTTGGGTACCGCCAGAGGAAGGGGACCGCACCGCTGCCCTGGGGCTGGATCCAGGCTACCCAGGGCCAACCCCGAATCACCGGAACCCTAGCCGCCGCGATCGCTTTGCCATTGATCCCCGCGACCTGCTCCAGGCCCAGCGCGATGGACGACACCGAAAGTTAGTTATCATTGGAATCTACCATTCCCACCCCGATCACCCCGCCCAACCCTCAGAGCGCGATCGGGTTGCCGCTTGGCCCCACTACTCCTATCTAATTCTTTCAGTCAGCCAAGGGAACACAGTAGACTATCGAAGCTGGAGCCTCAACGATCGGCACCAGTTCCAGTCCGAGGCCGTGATCGTGACCCCAGATCAGGGCCATGGGTTGTAG
- the psbU gene encoding photosystem II complex extrinsic protein PsbU, with the protein MKFLIRLSAALVFGMSLVLGLGSAQAQALSLPTLTQAPMVLAEFTNAADAKLGEIGDKLDLNNSAVRLFRRFPGMFPTLAGKVIQNAPYQSVDDVFNIPDLSDNQKATLAKYKDQFTTTAPSNAFTSGFDRFNNGVY; encoded by the coding sequence ATGAAATTTCTAATTCGTCTATCTGCTGCCCTCGTCTTTGGTATGAGTTTAGTGCTCGGTTTGGGATCTGCCCAGGCCCAAGCCCTAAGCCTGCCCACTTTGACCCAAGCTCCCATGGTGCTGGCGGAGTTTACTAACGCAGCCGATGCCAAGTTGGGTGAAATTGGCGATAAGTTGGACTTAAATAACTCTGCGGTTCGTCTGTTCCGCCGTTTCCCCGGCATGTTCCCCACCTTGGCCGGTAAAGTGATCCAAAATGCCCCTTACCAGTCCGTGGATGATGTTTTCAACATCCCTGATCTGAGCGACAACCAGAAGGCAACTTTAGCCAAGTACAAGGATCAGTTCACCACAACTGCTCCCAGCAATGCCTTCACCAGTGGTTTCGATCGCTTTAACAACGGAGTTTATTAA
- a CDS encoding adenylate/guanylate cyclase domain-containing protein: MPHTPLLNPEVPVQSVPHLILRTEYGERYLPLVDGHCWTVGRNDDNNFVLTDRWISRNHAMVQIMETGEYYLIDLGSRNGSFVNGRRVSIPVVLRHQDNIMFGQTEMEFFCPSRSSASGRSVADDDSQEVSATVALHVRRLISVLVLDIRNFTRLTRQMDEKMLSEMIGSWFRQAGKIINQHGSYVDKYIGDAVMAVWIHGADTIHSDEMLMVFRALDALHEMTDKLQSNYILPFPLRVGAGINTGYAMVGNTGSGDRPDYTALGDTVNAAFRLETATKQVQQDLALGQETYAYAEPLLQNLANPLRPYQVDLKGYESPTLAYACSFAELHQLINHPSLRSKE; the protein is encoded by the coding sequence ATGCCACACACGCCGTTACTGAACCCCGAAGTGCCTGTGCAATCCGTTCCTCATCTCATTCTGCGAACAGAGTACGGTGAGCGATATCTCCCGTTAGTTGACGGTCATTGCTGGACTGTTGGACGCAATGATGACAATAACTTTGTCTTGACCGATCGCTGGATTTCCCGTAACCATGCCATGGTGCAAATTATGGAAACGGGGGAGTATTACTTAATTGATTTGGGCAGCCGGAACGGTTCCTTTGTCAATGGGCGACGGGTCAGTATTCCCGTGGTGTTGCGCCACCAGGACAACATTATGTTTGGCCAAACGGAGATGGAGTTCTTTTGTCCGTCCCGTTCCAGTGCTAGCGGTCGATCGGTGGCGGACGATGACTCCCAGGAAGTCAGTGCGACGGTGGCTCTCCATGTGCGCCGTCTCATTTCAGTGTTGGTGCTGGATATTCGGAACTTCACCCGCTTAACCCGACAGATGGACGAAAAGATGCTGTCGGAAATGATCGGCAGTTGGTTTCGCCAAGCCGGTAAGATCATTAACCAGCACGGCAGCTATGTGGATAAATATATCGGCGATGCGGTGATGGCGGTGTGGATCCATGGTGCTGATACCATCCATAGCGATGAAATGTTGATGGTTTTCCGTGCCCTCGATGCCTTGCACGAAATGACCGATAAGTTGCAAAGTAATTATATTTTGCCTTTCCCCCTCCGGGTGGGGGCGGGGATTAATACGGGTTATGCCATGGTCGGTAATACGGGCAGTGGCGATCGTCCCGACTATACTGCCTTGGGTGATACCGTGAATGCGGCGTTCCGCCTGGAAACCGCTACCAAGCAGGTGCAACAGGACTTAGCCCTGGGCCAAGAAACCTATGCCTACGCCGAACCGTTATTGCAAAACTTAGCCAACCCTCTGCGTCCCTATCAGGTGGATTTGAAGGGCTATGAGTCCCCCACCTTGGCCTATGCCTGTTCCTTTGCTGAGCTACATCAGTTGATTAATCACCCCAGCCTGCGATCGAAAGAGTAG
- a CDS encoding DEAD/DEAH box helicase family protein has translation MARIPLLTFDRGTLILHPPPQGQGWITHATWDDRIEKFRIPALHYRSLVETLQADTTEFTDEARGFSSLELQPQLSQEPYAHQREALEAWKAAGRRGVVVLPTGAGKSYVAQMALAATPRTTLVVVPTLDLMHQWYGGLQGAFPGIEVGLLGGGSRDRSPILVATYDSAAIQAETLGNRYGLVVFDECHHLPSDFNRVIAEYSLAPYRLGLTATPDRSDGRHTDLTALVGPEVYHKTAVDLSGIALAEYEVRQIKVQLSPEERDRYGELLEIRNRFLRQANLSLGGLAGWQRFIQVSARSPEGRQAMLAHHGAKAIALGNVGKLRVLGELLAEHDPEQVLIFTHDNATVYRISQDFLIPAITHQTPVKERHLILTQFRAGLYKTLVVANVLDEGVDVPDVRLAIFLAGSGSTRQFVQRLGRVLRRGSQGTKQAILYEVVAEDTVEESTSQRRRRSPASDQGDRQSKGQLQLLPPRLYGQGSAPLPQAAETPTPWHGDP, from the coding sequence ATGGCCCGTATCCCTCTCCTCACCTTCGATCGGGGCACCCTGATTTTGCATCCGCCCCCCCAGGGTCAGGGATGGATCACCCATGCCACCTGGGACGATCGCATCGAAAAATTTCGCATTCCCGCCTTGCATTACCGGAGCCTGGTGGAAACCTTGCAGGCCGATACCACCGAGTTTACGGATGAGGCACGGGGCTTTAGTAGCCTGGAGTTGCAGCCCCAGTTGTCCCAGGAACCCTATGCCCACCAGCGGGAAGCCCTGGAAGCCTGGAAAGCGGCGGGGCGGCGAGGCGTGGTGGTGTTGCCCACGGGGGCGGGGAAATCCTATGTGGCCCAGATGGCCCTGGCGGCGACACCCCGGACGACGTTGGTGGTGGTGCCGACCCTGGATTTAATGCACCAGTGGTATGGGGGACTGCAAGGGGCGTTTCCCGGCATTGAGGTGGGGCTGCTGGGGGGCGGATCCCGCGATCGATCCCCGATTCTGGTGGCCACCTATGACAGTGCGGCGATCCAGGCGGAAACCTTGGGCAATCGCTATGGTTTGGTGGTGTTTGATGAGTGTCACCACTTGCCCAGTGACTTTAACCGGGTGATTGCGGAATATAGCCTAGCCCCCTATCGCCTGGGGCTGACGGCGACCCCCGATCGCAGCGATGGCCGCCATACAGACTTGACGGCCCTCGTGGGACCAGAGGTCTACCATAAAACGGCGGTGGATCTGTCGGGTATTGCTTTGGCGGAGTATGAGGTGCGGCAAATTAAGGTGCAACTGTCCCCTGAGGAGCGCGATCGCTATGGGGAGTTGCTGGAGATTCGCAACCGTTTTTTGCGGCAGGCCAATCTGTCCCTGGGGGGGCTGGCGGGGTGGCAACGGTTTATCCAGGTCAGCGCCCGATCGCCGGAGGGACGGCAGGCCATGTTGGCCCACCATGGAGCCAAGGCCATCGCCCTCGGCAACGTGGGCAAGCTCCGGGTGCTGGGGGAGCTACTGGCGGAGCACGACCCGGAGCAGGTGCTGATTTTCACCCATGACAATGCTACGGTCTACCGCATTTCCCAGGATTTCCTGATTCCGGCCATCACCCACCAAACCCCCGTGAAGGAACGCCATTTGATTTTGACCCAGTTCCGGGCGGGACTCTATAAAACCCTGGTGGTGGCCAATGTCTTGGATGAGGGGGTAGATGTGCCCGATGTGCGCCTTGCCATTTTTCTGGCGGGCAGTGGTTCCACGCGGCAGTTTGTGCAACGGTTGGGCCGGGTGCTGCGCCGGGGCAGCCAGGGCACGAAGCAGGCCATTCTCTATGAGGTGGTGGCGGAGGATACGGTGGAGGAAAGCACTTCCCAACGCCGACGGCGATCGCCCGCGTCTGATCAAGGTGACCGACAGTCTAAGGGTCAGTTGCAGTTGTTACCCCCCCGGCTTTATGGTCAGGGTTCGGCTCCCTTGCCCCAGGCCGCTGAAACCCCTACCCCATGGCACGGCGATCCATAA
- the hisS gene encoding histidine--tRNA ligase, which yields MADIQAPKGTKDILADSVSCWQWVESTARQLFSQAAYREIRTPIFEQTQLFERGIGEATDVVGKEMYTFLDRGDRSMTLRPEGTAGVVRAYLENGLHAQGLQRLWYTGPMFRYENPQKGRQRQFHQIGVEVLGSKDPRADAEVIALAWDLLKGLGLGDLRMDLNSVGDGDDRDRYRTALVDYLTPYHGDLDPDSQDRLSRNPLRILDSKNEKTQTIVQNAPSILDHLSPESRQFFDRVQQSLADLGITYRLNPCLVRGLDYYTHTAFEIQSDNLGTQATVCGGGRYDGLVAELGGSVTPAVGWALGMERLVMLLQQLQTVPQPRVDCYLVSRGEKAEAQSLRLAQGLRHLGIAVELDLSGSAFGKQFKRADRSGAVTCLILGDGEAEAGAVTVKWLQSGTQETRPQADLLAHPEILRQEPPTQTPPA from the coding sequence ATGGCCGACATCCAAGCCCCCAAAGGAACCAAAGATATCCTCGCCGACAGCGTTAGTTGTTGGCAGTGGGTGGAATCCACTGCTCGCCAGTTGTTCAGTCAAGCGGCCTATCGGGAAATTCGCACCCCGATTTTTGAGCAAACCCAATTATTTGAGCGGGGCATTGGGGAAGCCACCGATGTGGTGGGCAAGGAAATGTATACCTTTCTCGATCGCGGCGATCGCTCCATGACCTTGCGCCCGGAAGGGACAGCGGGGGTGGTGCGGGCCTACTTGGAAAATGGACTCCATGCCCAGGGCTTACAACGTCTGTGGTATACCGGTCCCATGTTCCGCTACGAAAATCCCCAAAAGGGACGACAGCGCCAGTTCCACCAAATTGGGGTGGAGGTGTTGGGCAGTAAGGATCCCCGTGCCGATGCCGAAGTTATTGCCCTGGCCTGGGATTTGCTCAAAGGTTTGGGTTTGGGGGACTTGCGCATGGATCTCAACTCCGTGGGGGATGGGGACGATCGCGATCGCTACCGGACTGCCCTCGTGGACTATTTGACCCCCTATCACGGAGACTTGGATCCCGACTCCCAAGATCGCCTCAGCCGCAATCCCCTGCGGATCCTGGACAGCAAAAACGAAAAAACCCAAACCATCGTCCAAAACGCCCCCAGCATTTTGGATCACCTCAGCCCTGAGTCCCGGCAGTTTTTCGATCGGGTGCAACAATCCCTCGCCGATTTGGGCATCACCTACCGCCTCAATCCTTGCCTGGTGCGGGGGCTGGACTACTACACCCACACTGCCTTTGAAATCCAATCGGACAACCTGGGCACCCAAGCCACGGTCTGTGGCGGCGGTCGCTACGATGGCTTGGTGGCGGAACTGGGGGGATCGGTGACCCCGGCGGTGGGGTGGGCCTTGGGCATGGAGCGGCTGGTGATGTTGCTGCAACAATTGCAAACCGTGCCCCAGCCGAGGGTAGATTGCTACTTGGTGTCCCGGGGGGAGAAGGCGGAAGCCCAGTCCCTACGGCTGGCCCAGGGGCTGCGACACTTGGGGATCGCGGTGGAGTTGGACCTCAGCGGCAGTGCCTTTGGCAAGCAGTTTAAGCGGGCCGATCGCAGCGGGGCTGTCACCTGTCTGATCCTGGGGGATGGGGAAGCAGAAGCGGGAGCAGTGACCGTGAAGTGGCTCCAATCCGGTACCCAAGAAACCCGTCCCCAGGCGGATCTGTTGGCCCATCCAGAGATCCTGCGCCAGGAACCCCCCACCCAGACCCCCCCGGCTTAG
- a CDS encoding pentapeptide repeat-containing protein translates to MSGLLRLLWLKRWPKKRSKKRSITPPSDGGNPEILSRCPNPLPLGKLSQPPAVGTTPNLSHPNLSHPNLSHPNLSHSNLSHPNLSHPNLSHSNLSHPNLSHPNLSHSNLSHPNLSHHLSHPMMENQNCCSYPVQSMEQDHQKGTTSGGQDRIEIGGGQCPHFGYGRSMDAGILWVIAPSFAAHASPLRCTPPTLTCAPEHRHDRWTSALDD, encoded by the coding sequence ATGTCTGGTCTCCTGCGATTGCTATGGCTGAAACGATGGCCAAAAAAACGGTCAAAAAAACGGTCAATAACACCCCCTAGCGATGGGGGGAACCCAGAAATTCTATCACGATGTCCCAATCCTCTCCCCCTAGGCAAGCTGTCCCAGCCGCCAGCCGTTGGCACGACTCCAAATCTTAGCCACCCAAATCTTAGCCACCCAAATCTTAGCCACCCAAATCTTAGCCACTCAAATCTTAGCCACCCAAATCTTAGCCACCCAAATCTTAGCCACTCAAATCTTAGCCACCCAAATCTTAGCCACCCAAATCTTAGCCACTCAAATCTTAGCCACCCAAATCTTAGTCACCATCTTAGCCACCCAATGATGGAGAACCAAAACTGCTGTAGTTACCCTGTTCAGTCCATGGAGCAAGACCACCAGAAGGGCACTACTTCGGGGGGGCAGGATCGGATTGAAATCGGGGGAGGTCAATGCCCCCATTTTGGGTACGGGCGAAGCATGGACGCAGGTATTCTCTGGGTGATCGCCCCAAGTTTTGCCGCCCATGCTTCGCCCCTACGATGCACCCCCCCAACCCTGACATGCGCCCCGGAGCATAGGCACGATCGATGGACTTCTGCCTTGGACGACTAG
- a CDS encoding DUF3120 domain-containing protein — protein sequence MAIAISIFFVSVPVFFEAPLVRTLPLVSLLLTGLWFWAGYRLQQHPTWTFWGDLLQGFSWSWLAGSIYWGWFRWEPLLHLPMEAIGLPIALWALVRARNGATPSLDTAVNGAVDAAVSGAVGAVGAVKMAVDTAVVAPSHPPSRHVGYTFYLGSLLGTAITDFYCYCIDVIPHWRRIMAAPPAQVPLIFREAVAQVETPAGVTIAVICGVILLTLGWISARSTTIQGWIFSGTLLGTLLVDCLFIAVARL from the coding sequence ATGGCCATTGCCATCAGCATTTTCTTCGTCTCAGTGCCCGTATTTTTCGAGGCTCCCCTCGTGCGCACCTTGCCCCTTGTCAGCTTACTGTTGACGGGCCTATGGTTCTGGGCCGGGTATCGTCTCCAACAGCATCCCACTTGGACGTTTTGGGGGGATTTGCTCCAGGGGTTTAGCTGGAGTTGGTTAGCCGGTTCCATCTATTGGGGTTGGTTTCGCTGGGAACCCCTCTTGCACCTGCCGATGGAAGCCATCGGCTTGCCCATCGCCCTTTGGGCCTTGGTGCGTGCCCGCAACGGTGCCACACCCTCCCTGGATACTGCCGTTAATGGTGCCGTCGATGCTGCCGTTAGTGGTGCCGTCGGTGCCGTCGGTGCCGTTAAGATGGCCGTCGATACTGCCGTTGTTGCCCCCTCCCACCCCCCCAGTCGCCATGTGGGCTATACGTTTTATCTGGGTTCCCTGCTGGGCACCGCCATTACCGACTTCTACTGTTATTGCATTGATGTCATTCCCCATTGGCGGCGCATCATGGCAGCACCTCCAGCCCAGGTGCCCCTCATTTTCCGGGAAGCCGTCGCCCAGGTCGAAACCCCTGCTGGTGTCACGATCGCCGTCATCTGTGGGGTTATCTTGCTCACGTTGGGCTGGATTTCAGCGCGATCGACCACAATTCAGGGCTGGATCTTTAGTGGCACCCTCTTGGGCACCCTCTTAGTAGACTGCCTCTTTATAGCGGTTGCACGACTCTAG